A single Halarcobacter anaerophilus DNA region contains:
- a CDS encoding MFS transporter, translated as MTRRNRIIIIVYTITILLSVMYATQPLQPLLAKEFNVSMTKASSFTAVIMLFLAISPIIYGYILESVRTRTVLKIALIILLITNFSLSLANSYEMFLTIRTIEAIVIPAILTGAMTVLAKDKENTKLNMSIYVAATVFGGMVGRVFSGFIAEEFGWRVVFASLSLALLAAYFFINKIEFKGDANLVKPKLFDIVHILKDRRYIVIYTLMFIVFFVFAGLLNILPFRIKELLPQTSETKIGLLYLGYGMGILISLTIHKIIKFFKKELRVIMAGLTVFLISTLLFLNSDAIILFWTVFLFCVGMFTVHTVSTRLANSMRASQRGLTSGMYLSFYYIGGAVGSIFPAIIYDKFGWDMTVFMFATLLVFIFAFILLSRKLFKAYD; from the coding sequence TTGACAAGACGAAATAGAATTATAATAATTGTATACACCATAACAATTTTGTTATCGGTAATGTATGCAACTCAACCTCTACAACCGCTTTTGGCAAAAGAGTTTAACGTCTCTATGACAAAAGCATCCTCTTTTACCGCAGTTATTATGTTGTTTTTGGCAATCTCGCCGATTATTTACGGATATATTTTAGAATCCGTTAGAACAAGAACAGTATTAAAAATAGCATTAATCATACTTTTAATTACCAATTTCAGTCTTTCTCTTGCAAACAGCTATGAGATGTTTTTAACAATAAGAACTATTGAAGCAATCGTAATACCTGCAATATTAACGGGAGCTATGACAGTTTTGGCAAAAGACAAAGAGAATACAAAACTTAATATGTCGATTTACGTGGCTGCAACTGTATTTGGAGGTATGGTAGGACGGGTTTTTTCAGGATTTATAGCTGAAGAGTTCGGTTGGAGAGTTGTTTTTGCTTCACTCTCCTTGGCTCTTTTGGCAGCCTATTTTTTTATCAATAAAATTGAGTTTAAAGGTGATGCAAATTTAGTAAAACCGAAACTTTTTGATATTGTGCATATATTAAAAGACAGACGTTATATCGTTATTTATACTCTTATGTTTATAGTCTTTTTTGTTTTTGCGGGACTTTTAAATATTTTACCTTTTAGAATCAAAGAGTTGCTTCCCCAAACAAGTGAGACTAAAATAGGGCTTCTATATCTTGGGTATGGAATGGGAATTCTAATCTCTCTTACAATCCATAAAATTATCAAATTTTTCAAAAAAGAGTTAAGAGTGATAATGGCAGGACTTACAGTATTTTTAATATCGACTCTTCTTTTTCTAAACTCAGATGCAATAATCCTTTTTTGGACTGTATTTCTTTTTTGTGTCGGTATGTTCACCGTTCATACGGTATCAACAAGACTTGCAAACTCAATGAGAGCTTCACAAAGAGGATTAACCTCAGGTATGTATCTTAGTTTTTATTATATTGGCGGGGCGGTAGGTTCTATTTTCCCTGCAATTATTTATGATAAATTCGGTTGGGACATGACGGTATTTATGTTTGCAACTTTATTGGTATTTATCTTCGCTTTTATACTTTTAAGCAGGAAACTTTTCAAAGCCTATGATTAA
- a CDS encoding metal-sulfur cluster assembly factor encodes MAEIDKESLKQKVIESLKNVYDPEIPVNIWDLGLVYSIEFEVKNNYTYCTIEMTLTSPSCPVSDSLVDQVRYYTQNVDEIDEAYVHLVFDPIWNPSMMSEEAKEIMSVSGAAI; translated from the coding sequence ATGGCAGAAATTGATAAAGAGAGTTTAAAACAAAAAGTTATTGAAAGTTTAAAAAACGTATATGACCCGGAAATTCCCGTGAATATCTGGGATTTGGGATTAGTCTATTCTATTGAATTTGAAGTAAAAAATAACTATACTTATTGCACAATTGAAATGACTCTTACCTCACCTTCTTGTCCCGTAAGCGATAGCTTAGTCGATCAAGTAAGATATTATACGCAAAATGTTGATGAAATAGATGAAGCTTATGTTCATCTGGTTTTTGATCCTATTTGGAATCCGTCAATGATGAGTGAAGAGGCTAAAGAGATAATGTCAGTATCAGGAGCGGCAATATAA
- a CDS encoding SufE family protein, giving the protein MTIKQKVEKIKEDLDFFEDELQKYEYIIDLGKKLDALDDKYKTPENIVHGCTSQVWLICEQKEDRLYFKGTSDAIIVKGLIYIILEIFSGEKIETLKSVDMDVVYELGLSEVITPNRQSGVIGMIKKIKELAQKA; this is encoded by the coding sequence GTGACAATAAAGCAGAAAGTTGAAAAAATAAAAGAGGATCTAGATTTTTTTGAAGATGAACTACAAAAATATGAATATATTATAGATTTAGGGAAAAAACTAGATGCTTTGGATGATAAATATAAAACTCCTGAAAATATTGTTCACGGCTGTACTTCTCAAGTTTGGCTTATATGTGAACAAAAAGAGGACAGACTCTATTTTAAAGGAACCTCAGATGCAATTATCGTAAAAGGTTTGATTTATATAATTTTAGAAATCTTTTCTGGTGAAAAAATAGAGACTTTAAAAAGTGTAGATATGGATGTAGTCTATGAATTAGGACTTTCAGAGGTTATAACACCAAACAGACAAAGCGGTGTTATAGGAATGATAAAAAAAATAAAAGAGTTAGCACAAAAGGCGTAA